The nucleotide window CCTTCTGATTTGGCTCCGTAGTCGATAAATACCGTATCGGCGGTCATGAGGACCACCTTTCCCTTTACCCGTTCTCCGGGTGAAAAAGACTGGTCACCGGACGTCCGGGCACTGGCCTCATAAAGTTGGGCAAAATCCATATCCATATCATCTTGAACCATCATTTAATCTCCTTAAAAAAATTTGTCTGACAGGATTAACAAGATTTAAAGGAAAAAAATCCGAATAATCCGGTAAATCCTGTTTACTCCCTTTCGGGATAGGCAACTGAAATCCGCATGCCTTCTTCCAAGGCCCCGTCCAGTCCTACCTCATTGTTCCATTCATCAAAAACCCTGGCCCCTTTTTCGATCTCTTTAAAAAGACCGGTCTGGATCAGGGCCTGACGAACGGTCATGCCCGGAATTAAGGTTGCTTTTTTCCCATTAATCCAGATTTTCACTGGCTAATCGATTTTTTGAATCCGTCCTTCCACCGAGGACGAGATCATTTTTTTTGCTTTGATATATTCGCTTACCAGACGACGGATTTCCATGCCGGAATCAAAAAAAACAACCCGGGGGCTTTGGGCCGTATACCCCTTTTTGGCTCCCAATATCCTGACGAAAACACCATAACCGTCTCCCCCGGCGGCCAGGAAATCGTTGGTGGCCAGGGTGTACCATTCATCAGGATTTAATAGTTTTTCCTTTACCCAGATCCGGGTGATCCGCTCACCGGCCGGGGAAGCGGATTGGTACTGGAGGCGCATCCCGGAAATTTGGGGAAACTGGCCGCCAGTTCCACTTAAATCAGACAGACCATGTTCCAGGATGGCCTTCAGCTCTTTTCCGGTGACCCTCAGGACCAGGGGTGCGTTGCGAAAGGGCAGTACGGAAAGCAGATCCTTCATCCGGATGGGACCTCTTGGAATATCACTGCGCAATCCCCCGCCATTGATCAGGGAAACATCGGCCTTGGTATCCTCTCTCAGGATATCGGCCACCAGATTACCTAAATTGGTTTCCCGGATCCGCGAACCCTTGGCTTCCAGGTCCACTTGGGTCTCGCCGATGATTTCATCCAGGACAGCGGCGGCCTGATTATTATAATGCTCGACGATTTTTGCCACAAGGGGATCGGGCATCATCAAGTCGGGACGGACAGGGATCAGTTTTCCTGCGTAGTGGGTTACTTTTCGATCCTGAATCGTCAGATCCAGGACGCCCAAGACCTTGGCATGTTCCCAGGCCTGGACAATAATCGTTTCATTGACCTTGAGAGGGTTTTCCATGCGGGTATGGGTATGGCCGCCCACGATTACCTGGATGCCCTTGACGGCCC belongs to Deltaproteobacteria bacterium and includes:
- a CDS encoding bifunctional metallophosphatase/5'-nucleotidase — protein: MKKRLTASIIGLWFLLVAVSALCAGEPVHLRILHLNDFHGFADSQLPLGSPDRIGGISFLAGEVNRLRQDQPTLLLAAGDMIQGNPWANLSEGKSSMEVMNAMGVSAMVLGNHEFDFGQEVLQKRIQEAKFPVLAANVQGVPGIHPYVIKELSGIKVAIIGLVTENTPVATHPKNVKGVVFSSAVASARKALRELADKTDLVVVLSHLGLPADRRLARAVKGIQVIVGGHTHTRMENPLKVNETIIVQAWEHAKVLGVLDLTIQDRKVTHYAGKLIPVRPDLMMPDPLVAKIVEHYNNQAAAVLDEIIGETQVDLEAKGSRIRETNLGNLVADILREDTKADVSLINGGGLRSDIPRGPIRMKDLLSVLPFRNAPLVLRVTGKELKAILEHGLSDLSGTGGQFPQISGMRLQYQSASPAGERITRIWVKEKLLNPDEWYTLATNDFLAAGGDGYGVFVRILGAKKGYTAQSPRVVFFDSGMEIRRLVSEYIKAKKMISSSVEGRIQKID